A region from the Lolium perenne isolate Kyuss_39 chromosome 4, Kyuss_2.0, whole genome shotgun sequence genome encodes:
- the LOC127293981 gene encoding la-related protein 6B: MPDPAAGEEPQLPGALSRSSSASRLNAQAPEFVPRPPAPAPLPVPVQQPAVIHVFAGPPPPPPASFFVAGPPPPPRAPPPFEYYAAGGGAAAGFAAVLDHDAGLEQPLPLPPAQPQPQGRELNPDDLLHKITKQVEYYFSDINLATTEHLMRFITKDPEGYVPMSVVASFKKIKSLLQSNSMLASALRTSSKLVVSEDGNRVKREQPFTESDLEELQARIVVAENLPDDHCYQNLMKIFSSVGSVRTIRTCYPQTPNGTGPVTNRSAKLDMLFANKLHAFVEYDTIEDAEKATLVLNDERNWRSGLRVRLLNSCMAKGGKGRKGGHETDAHGDEDVSTSDQPNDKHLEETSQPSDALGEHVSEESTGDTGRGRGRGRGRGGRGRGRGYNNHNNQYHNNNHPQHHHQNSNNQGNNRGGGHPIGTPPSSHPVKTEQQQTQSPPPAGANKQQPGPRMPDGTRGFSMGRGKPQALTPSLST, encoded by the exons ATGCCGGATCCGGCGGCGGGAGAGGAGCCGCAGCTCCCGGGGGCGCTCTCGCGGAGCAGCTCCGCCAGCCGGCTCAACGCGCAGGCGCCGGAGTTCGTGCCGCGCCCGCCAGCGCCCGCGCCGTTGCCCGTGCCGGTGCAGCAGCCCGCCGTGATCCACGTCTTCGCCGgcccgcccccgccgccgcccgcctcctTCTTCGTGgccggcccgccgccgccgccccgggcCCCGCCGCCCTTCGAGTACTACGCTGCCGGTGGCGGAGCTGCCGCGGGGTTCGCTGCCGTGCTGGACCATGACGCGGGGCTCGAgcagccgctgccgctgccgccagccCAGCCTCAGCCGCAGGGGAGGGAGCTCAACCCGGACGACTTGCTGCACAAGATTACCAAACAG GTGGAGTATTACTTCAGTGATATAAATCTGGCCACCACAGAACATTTGATGAGGTTTATTACTAAGGATCCTGAAGGATATG TGCCGATGTCAGTTGTTGCTTCCTTCAAGAAAATTAAGTCTTTGCTGCAAAGTAATTCAATGCTTGCTTCAGCTCTTCGGACTTCATCAAAGCTT GTCGTTAGTGAAGATGGAAACAGAGTAAAGCGTGAACAACCATTTACAGAATCAGATCTAGAAGAACTCCAG GCTCGAATTGTTGTTGCAGAAAATCTTCCAGATGATCATTGTTACCAGAACCTTATGAAGATTTTCTCATCTGTTGGCAG CGTAAGGACAATCCGAACATGCTATCCTCAGACCCCAAATGGCACTGGTCCAGTTACTAATCGATCTGCTAAACTAGATATGCTTTTCGCCAACAAG CTGCACGCTTTTGTTGAgtatgatactattgaggatgctgAGAAAGCG ACTCTGGTGCTTAATGATGAGAGGAACTGGAGAAGCGGGCTCAGAGTTCGGTTGTTGAATTCTTGCATG GCTAAGGGAGGCAAAGGTAGAAAAGGTGGGCATGAAACTGATGCACATGGTGATGAGGATGTTTCCACTTCTGATCAACCAAATGATAAACATTTAGAAGAAACATCTCAACCATCAGATGCACTAGGAGAGCATGTT TCCGAGGAGAGCACTGGTGATACGGGCCGAGGACGTGGCAGAGGCCGTGGACGTGGAGGTAGAGGCCGAGGGCGTGGCTACAATAACCATAACAACCAATACCACAACAACAACCATCCGCAGCACCATCATCAAAACAGCAACAATCAAGGTAACAACCGGGGTGGTGGCCATCCTATTGGAACCCCGCCTTCCAGCCACCCAGTCAAGACTGAGCAGCAGCAGACACAGTCACCGCCTCCGGCAGGAGCTAACAAACAGCAACCAGGGCCACGAATGCCAGATGGCACTCGGGGGTTCTCAATGGGCAGAGGGAAGCCACAAGCATTGACACCCAGCCTGTCCACGTAA